One segment of Fusarium oxysporum f. sp. lycopersici 4287 chromosome 15, whole genome shotgun sequence DNA contains the following:
- a CDS encoding hypothetical protein (At least one base has a quality score < 10): MFSFTARQVWSCFCATTAFAATVEPITSPIVAKGPACVTNNGAVQVTADCVDSTYNTAIIDAEQDFATPVAHRRVSGHFSGTNIDFNIYLPESGWDGRFFQMVYPLQNSTAEDHEIGFGADSGGYTNHVAGGGGYRADAAVAKLSRTIAARYYKSDRKIYGYIYGASGGSMVTVGAVENTFDVWQGAIPIVQAITVSNPNNFCIRAMASLVLESQKEKIRNSNY; encoded by the exons ATGTTCTCATTCACTGCGAGGCAAGTCTG GTCATGCTTTTGTGCCACCACTGCCTTTGCTGCCACTGTCGAGCCTATAACGTCTCCTATCGTAGCCAAGGGCCCTGCATGTGTTACCAACAATGGAGCCGTCCAAGTCACGGCTGACTGCGTAGATTCCACTTATAACACAGCCATCATTGACGCTGAGCAAGACTTCGCCACTCCCGTCGCACACCGGAGGGTCTCAGGGCACTTCAGTGGGACCAATATCGACTTCAATATCTACCTTCCAGAATCAGGGTGGGATGGAAGGTTTTTTCAGATGGTCTACCCTCTGCAGAACTCGACTGCTGAAGACCACGAGATTGGCTTCGGTGCCGACAGCGGCGGGTATACTAACCATGTAGCTGGAGGTGGAGGCTATcgtgctgatgctgccgtgGCCAAGTTGTCGCGAACTATTGCTGCTAGGTATTATAAGTCTGATCGAAAGATCTATGGCTACATTTATGGCGCCAGCGGTGGCTCCATGGTTACCGTTGGGGCTGTTGAGAATACCTTCGACGTTTGGCAAGGTGCTATTCCTATTGTCCAGGCTATTACTGTCTCCAACCCAAACAACTTTTGCATCCGTGCAATGGCAAGTCTCGTCCTGGAGTCACAAAAAGAGAAGATCCGAAACTCG aaTTACTAG
- a CDS encoding hypothetical protein (At least one base has a quality score < 10), which yields MVLVDVQVANVHFQHHQPQYSLGLDDPRPRVSWILVTENTFIQTAYEIEITQHPPTSTTQNDVAITQNRQTCFKIESSASQLVPWPDKNSLKPRQRISIRIRAFDGQNVTSWSQGTFYETGLMTRENWACQRISSAQLVQGSSSSQQEQLLCKAFGTRSCPITRARLYVVVQGVYEAELNGHRVSDDFLAPGWTVYDNRIRYQTYDVAALLKSSHQNCLGFRLADGWFCGRLGFFGGQQHRWGPFSTLMAQLEITYEDGTVDSVISDSSWYSIPGPATKAELYDGEKYDANLAIRHWSSESPSADAGWESVTVLDPLPASVGLVSGCSEPVRRVETIRPVKLITTPSNKTVVDFGQNLVGYVRIKGIKGPKHHKIELRHAEVLEHGELGLRPLRFCEATDVYICDGDASAHSWEPKFTFHGFRYCQIDGMAHDSTPLDLVEAVVCHTDMRAVGDFSCSNENLNKLFSNARWSTKGNFLSIPSDCPQRDERLGWTGDIAQFAPAAVKLFDCHGFLEDWMVDVGYDQDCRKGIPAYVTPNIFGEDVGIWNLPLPVAIWHDVVVLVPWALYMASGDTQILSDNYDSMKRWIESIPRDDKAQRRLWARESFQLGDWLDPTAPPEQPMAGSTDPILVADAFLTRSLDLMARVATALNKLQDAQCYALAAVDCRQEFLEEYVSPRGRISSDSQTAYALAICFELVSNDQLSYAGQRLATIMRRNQFKIGTGFAGTPFLCEALVRTGHVQVAYAVLLCQECPSWLYTVRSGATTMWERWDSMLPNGDINPGEMTSFNHYCFGSVITFLYERLGGLKCLEPGWTRIQFAPQPGGDIQFANAYQKTPYGLASIQWWVEEGKFFMEIVVPVMTEAEVVLPDGKDEVRIVKAGKWSFSCELYAQDWPVLAIQAFPDVGPTSEPKTAP from the exons ATGGTGTTGGTAGATGTCCAGGTCGCGAACGTTCATTTCCAGCATCACCAACCTCAGTACAGTCTTGGCCTGGATGATCCTAGACCAAGAGTTTCATGGATCTTGGTTACTGAAAACACCTTCATACAGACTGCGTATGAAATTGAGATTACTCAACATCCCCCAACGTCAACTACACAAAATGATGTCGCTATCACTCAAAATCGGCAAACCTGTTTCAAAATAGAGTCGAGCGCTTCACAGTTGGTGCCGTGGCCCGACAAGAATTCTCTAAAACCCCGTCAAAGGATCTCTATACGTATAAGAGCCTTTGACGGCCAGAACGTTACGTCTTGGAGCCAGGGGACGTTCTACGAAACTGGACTGATGACGAGAGAGAACTGGGCTTGCCAAAGGATTAGCTCGGCTCAGCTTGTCCAGGGAAGCAGCTCATCCCAGCAAGAGCAACTGCTTTGTAAAGCTTTCGGAACCAGGTCCTGCCCAATCACGAGGGCAAGATTATACGTCGTGGTCCAAGGTGTTTATGAAGCAGAGCTGAACGGTCATCGCGTCAGTGATGACTTTTTAGCTCCTGGATGGACAGTTTACGATAATCGTATCCGGTACCAGACATACGACGTAGCTGCCCTACTCAAATCCTCTCATCAGAACTGCCTTGGCTTTCGTCTTGCTGATGGTTGGTTCTGTGGACGCCTTGGTTTCTTTGGCGGCCAACAACACCGATGGGGTCCTTTTTCTACTTTGATGGCACAACTTGAGATAACATACGAAGATGGAACGGTAGATTCGGTAATTTCAGACTCGAGCTGGTACTCGATACCGGGACCTGCAACCAAAGCCGAGCTGTATGACGGAGAAAAGTACGACGCTAACCTCGCGATCCGACATTGGTCTAGCGAGAGCCCCTCGGCTGATGCAGGCTGGGAATCAGTTACTGTACTTGATCCTTTGCCTGCATCTGTTGGACTTGTTTCCGGTTGCTCGGAACCTGTTCGCCGAGTAGAAACCATCCGTCCCGTTAAACTTATAACCACGCCCTCAAACAAGACAGTCGTTGATTTTGGCCAGAATCTTGTCGGATATGTACGAATCAAGGGAATCAAGGGGCCAAAACACCACAAGATCGAGCTTCGTCATGccgaggttcttgaacaCGGTGAACTTGGCCTTCGACCCCTCCGCTTTTGTGAAGCGACTGATGTGTATATTTGTGACGGCGACGCATCTGCTCATTCATGGGAACCTAAATTCACTTTTCATGGCTTTCGGTACTGTCAGATCGATGGTATGGCACATGACAGTACTCCTCTCGATTTAGTGGAGGCTGTTGTTTGCCATACTGACATGAGAGCCGTGGGAGACTTCTCATGCTCCAATGAGAACCTCAACAAGCTCTTCAGCAATGCACGCTGGAGCACGAAAGGAAACTTTCTTTCCATCCCTTCAGATTGCCCACAGAGAGATGAGCGTCTAGGGTGGACTGGAGACATTGCTCAATTTGCTCCGGCTGCCGTGAAGCTATTTGACTGTCACGGCTTCCTGGAAGACTGGATGGTTGATGTGGGATATGATCAAGATTGCCGAAAAGGTATCCCAGCATATGTCACACCCAACATATTTGGTGAGGATGTTGGAATCTGGAACCTTCCCCTGCCTGTCGCGATTTGGCATGATGTGGTTGTACTGGTACCATGGGCTCTCTACATGGCGTCTGGTGACACGCAGATCCTCAGTGACAACTATGACAGTATGAAGAGGTGGATCGAATCTATACCGCGGGATGATAAAGCGCAGAGAAGGTTATGGGCCAGGGAGTCATTTCAACTGGGT GATTGGCTAGACCCAACGGCACCACCAGAACAGCCAATGGCCGGGTCTACAGACCCCATTCTAGTGGCAGATGCATTTCTCACTCGTTCATTAGATTTGATGGCTCGTGTTGCGACTGCACTGAACAAGTTACAAGATGCTCAATGCTACGCTCTAGCGGCAGTCGACTGCCGTCAAGAGTTTCTGGAAGAATACGTGTCACCAAGAGGCCGCATTAGCTCAGATTCTCAGACAGCTTATGCTTTGGCAATCTGCTTCGAGCTAGTATCCAATGATCAACTGTCCTATGCAGGTCAGCGTCTGGCTACCATCATGAGGAGAAACCAGTTCAAGATCGGGACAGGCTTTGCAGGAACGCCATTCTTGTGCGAGGCTCTTGTCCGTACTGGGCATGTGCAGGTAGCATATGCTGTACTGCTCTGCCAAGAATGCCCCTCATGGCTATACACTGTTAGGTCAGGTGCAACAACCATGTGGGAGCGTTGGGATAGCATGCTACCCAATGGCGACATAAACCCTGGTGAAATGACATCCTTCAATCACTATTGCTTCGGCTCCGTGATAACGTTTTTATATGAGCGTTTAGGGGGCCTGAAATGTCTTGAACCAGGTTGGACAAGAATCCAGTTTGCACCACAGCCCGGTGGTGATATACAATTTGCGAATGCTTATCAAAAGACGCCTTATGGGTTGGCGTCTATACAGTGGTGGGTGGAGGAGGGCAAGTTCTTTATGGAGATTGTTGTTCCAGTTATGACAGAAGCCGAAGTTGTTTTGCCAGATGGTAAGGACGAAGTAAGAATCGTCAAGGCTGGGAAATGGTCTTTTTCTTGCGAGCTTTACGCTCAAGATTGGCCTGTTCTAGCGATTCAAGCTTTTCCAGATGTAGGTCCTACATCTGAGCCTAAGACAGCCCCTTGA